The genomic stretch ATTATAGGTTTTTATTTTCTAAGTGTAGAGATTCTATTAATTTCAGAAGAATCATTTTATAATGACTTAAGAATAAAAAGTAAAATTCTAAATCTGACCAAACAAGATTTACATTTTTGGATAATAATTACAAATTTAACAGGAAACAATAATAACATATTTCCTTTGTCATACTTAGGTCAAATAATGTTGCCATTCTCATCGTACATACTTATTGTTGGACCTATAACATTGGCTTTTGGAGAATATATTAATTATAAACTTTTAAAAAAAAGAATAAAAGGCACTATGGAATATAAATTTAGTAATCATATAGTTATTGTTGGATGGAAAGATAATACAGATGAATTTTTAAAGGAGTTAATTAATGCAAATAAGAATTATAAACGTCAAAAAAAGAAAATAATTTGTATCGCAGATAATCCTGAACTATTAATAGCAAATTCTCCAGTTTTGAAACAACTTGAAGCGAAACGAAAAATCAATTTCATAGCTGGTGATGCCAGAGAAGAAGATACTCTAAAACGAGCAAATCTACATTTAGCAGATACTGTAGTGATTTTGTCGGAAGGTTCATCTACAGAGCATGATGAAAAAACATTATTACGATCATTAGCAATCTCAAGGTATTGTAGAAAAATGACTATGAAACCTGACACTCTCAAATCGGAAGAATCAACTGAAAATCTTGGGCTATTGCAGGCTAACAAATATGAAGATTCTATCTATATAATTGCAGAAATCAATCATTCAAAATTTATAACTGATTTAAAAAATTCTGATGTCAATGAGATTATAAGTAGTAGTGAATACAGTAAAAATATACTAATGCAAAGCATGTTAAATCATGGTGTTTCTAAAGTATTAGATGAAGTTTTAACATATAATTCTCACAATGAATTCTATACAATAGATCTGAATAAAAAAAGGTTTAAAAGCTTAATTGGTAAAACTTTTGATGAACTTCTTCCTATGTTACGACAAAAAGGAATATTATTAATTGCCATTAGAATTGTATTTCGTGATACTAACGGAAACGAAATTATAGATGAAAGTAGATTGGAAAAATTACTGGTGGCTGAGAAATTAACTAGACAAATTATAGTAAATCCTACAGATAAAACCGAAAAAAACAGACCTGTCGATAATGATGATGAGCTAATTGTATTCTGTACAAGTGCTAAAGTATTAGACAATTATTAACAAAACTACTTACCCATAAAATCCCGCAACGTATCATAAAAAGCTTCCTGTGTTGGACGATTTTTTGGAACTTCACGTAAAGGCTCAACTTCGTGTAAAGTTTCATGACAATCTTTTGGCAATTGCTGATAGAGTTGTGTTCCTTTAGTTTTCCAAGCAATCATTTCGTCACTCACTTGCTTAATCACTTTTGCAGGATTTCCAACAACCAAACTACGATTCGGAATCACCGTTTTTGCTTTCACAAAAGCCATTGCGCCAATAATACTTTCATCACCGATTTCGGCATCATCCATAATTACGGTATTCATTCCGACAAGGACATTTCTACCAATATTTGCTCCGTGAATAATGGCACCGTGACCAATATGTGCGCTTTCTTTCAACACAATAGATTTCCCTGGAAACATATGCACCGTACAATTCTCTTGCACATTTACGCCATCTTCCAAGATAATTTCTCCCCAATCACCACGAATTGCCGCGCCAGGCCCGATGTAGCAATTTTTACCAATAATCACATTTCCTGTAACTGCCGCAAGTGGATGCACAAAACTACTTTCGTGTACAACTGGTATATATCCTTTGAATTCGTATATCATATTCATTTCCCGTGAAAACGGGAATCTTTTTAATTGTTAATTCTGAACTTTTTAAAATCTAATGATAATTATTTTTATTTTTTACAAACGTCAGTTCGAGTTGAGGCGAAAGCCGAAGTATCGAGAACCATTTTATTTCTCAAAGTTTCTCGATACATTTTTTATTCTGCTTCACTCCATAAAAAACACTCGAAATGACGTTCTGTAAAACTGAATTGATTAACGAGCTAAATCTCAATTCTCAATACTAAAAACTCAATACTATATTACGCAAACCGTTTCAAAGTCTCTTTAGTAAACTCAGAAAGCACCAAACGTCCCGAAATCACAGCACGTTCTGCCAATAAGTTATCCCAATCTTCGGTTCCTGTCCAAAATGCTTTTTTCATCTCAGCCATTGCTTCCGGATTGTACGTACATAAATGGTTTGCAAAAGCAATTACTTCTTTGTCAAGTTCTTCATTGGTTTCAAAAACTTTCATGTACAAACCTTTGCTTCTCGCCCATTCCGCATCGTAAAAACTATCGGCGTCAATTGCAATTTGCGACATTCCGCTTAAGCCTAATTTACGTTCTACGGCTGGTCCAACGACAAAAGGTCCAATTCCGACATTCAGTTCACTCAATTTGATAGAAGCAAATTTAGAAGCCATACAATAATCGACTGCAGAAGCCAATCCTACGCCGCCGCCAACTGTTTTTCCTTGCACGCGACCAATGATGAATTTTGGACATTTTCGCATCGCATTAATTACGTTTGCAAATCCTGAAAAGAAAATTCTTCCCGCTTCTGCATCGTTGATATTGATGAGTTCTTTAAAACTTGCACCTGCACAAAAAGTACGATCTCTTCCACTTTTTAGGACAATTACTTTGATCTCGTCATTCGTTCCTGCATCAGTAATCGTTTGTGCTAATTTGGCTAAAATATCGCCTGGCAATGAATTATGCGCTGGATGAAAAAATTCGATGGTTGCTACGCCGTTTTCTATGTTTTGTTTTACGTATGGATCTGTCATATTCATTTCCCGCGAAAGCGGGAATCTTGTTTTTGTTAGTTCTATTTTATTTCACTTATTAAATCTTCCCAATTAGGATTCGTCTTTTCAATCAGTTCAACTTTCCAATCTCGATTCCACTTCTTAATTCGTTTTTCTCTTAACAGCGCACTTTCTTTTTCTTCATGATTTTCAAAATACACTAAAATATTCAAATTATATCTTGCTGAAAAAGTAGTTGGATGAACTTTATTCTTATGCTGTCTGATTCTTCTTTTTAAATCTTTTGTAACTCCAATATACAAAACACCTTTTGGTTTGTTTGTGATTATGTATACTGAATACGTTTCCAAATTGATTTTTAGATTTCCGCTTTCGCTAGATTTTACTATGATTAACTTATTAAAAAAGTAGTGCTTATTAAAATTTTAAACTCTCTATTTCTTAGGAATATTTTTCATTTTAACCTTTTGTTGATTATCTGAGGTTCCCGATTTCTCGGGAATCATTTTGAACAATTCAATTTGTTACAACAAATTGAATTGTTCAAAATGATGGTTAAAATGCTTCGTATGCATCAAACTCCATTCAAATTTATCCAAACTTCCAAAAACTGCATTTTTAGTGGTTGCTTTAGGGTTTTCTTTAAAGTATAATTCGTATGCGTCGTATGCTTCTAGTAATTTATGTTTGGCTTCCGCCAGATTTTCGTAACGTGCTTCTGATATTAACTTTTCTAATAATTTTGGCGCATCAAAGTTTCTTGGCATTTTATCGTGCGTGTACAAACTGTCTTGCACTTTTTCTAGGTACTTTTCTGGAGTTTCTATTTCAAAATCCTGGATTTCTCCAGATGCTACTTTCAGTGTATATTCTAAATGCTCTACCATTTGTTGTGACGACATATTTCCCCAAACTGGTTTTGTGTCTTCGGTAAGTTTACTTAGATAGTTTTGAATCGATTTTTTATCAATTGTTTTGAATCGATTTATCTTTTGAACCATTGTCAAGATTGTCGCAATCGCAACCAATTCATCTTCTTGATCAAATACCTCAACAAACCATTTTACAATTCCGCTTGGCAATTCTTTTCCTCTGGAATCTCTGTCTATTTTTTCTTTACACGTTAATCGTACATGAATCGTGTCATTATGATAAATTGGACGCAAGAAACGACAATCTTCCAAACCATAATTTGCTGCTACTGGACCTTTGTTTGGATAGACAAATAATCCTGCTGCTGCTGCAATAATGAAATATCCGTGCGCAGTTCGTTTTTCAAAAATACTTCCTTCTAACGAAGTGATATCGGTATGTGCGTAAAAATGATCCCAAGTTAAGTTTGCAAAGTTGATAATATCTGTATCGGTAACTGTACGCTTGTGAGTTTTCAAGGACATTCCAGCTTCGATATCTTCCCAATGATATGCAAACGGATGCTTTTCTGTTTCTTTATATTCGGCATTCGCCTGATAAATACCTGTAACTTCTGTGATTGTTGTTGGCGAACCTTGAATGGCACAACGTTGCATATAATGTTTTATGCCACGCATTCCGCCCATTTCTTCGCCACCACCAGCGCGTCCTGGACCACCATGAACCAACATTGGTAATGGCGAACCGTGTCCTGTACTTTGTTTTGCCATATCACGATTTCCAACTAAGATTCTTCCATGATGTGACGCTGCTCCAATAACATACTCTTTTGCGCGTTTGTCGTCATTTGTAAAGATGGAAGAGACTAATGAACCTTTCCCCATTTGGGCAAGCTCGATTGCTTCGTCCATGTTTTTATATGGCATTATGGTACTTACTGGACCAAATGCTTCTATTTCGTGAACCGCAGTATTTTTGAACGGATTGTTTTCTCTTAATAAGATTGGACTTAGGAAAGCTCCTTTTTCTCCATCTGCACCAACTGCGTCAATGTTATCTAAACTTCCATAGACCATATCGGCAGTCTGAATCAGTTTAGAAACTTGATCTTTTACAAATTGAACTTGCGCTTTGTTGATTAATGCGCCCATGCGAACTTCTTTGAGTCGTGGATCGCCAATGGTAACTTTCGCTAGTTGTTTACCAAGTGCAATTTGAACATCTTCTACTAAGTTTTGTGGAACAATAATTCTTCGGATTGCGGTACATTTTTGACCTGTTTTTACGGTCATTTCTTTTCGAACTTCTTTAACGAATAAATCAAATTCTGGAGTTCCAGGCACTGCATCTTCTCCTAAAACCGAACAGTTCAATGAATCTGCTTCCATTGTGAATGGAACTGATTCTTGCGTTAATCTTGGATGTGCTTTTAGCATTCGTCCTGTATGTGCTGAACCTGTAAAGGTTACAACATCTTGCGATTCTACGGTGTCAAGAATATTTTTTGTCATTCCACTTAAGAGTTGCAATGCGCCTTCTGGCAAGATCCCTGAATCAATAATGACTCTTACAACTGCTTCTGTTAGGTATGAAGTTTGTGGCGCCGGTAAAACGACTGCAGCCATTCCTGCCATCCAGTTTACGGCACATTTTTCTAACATTCCCCAAACTGGGAAATTAAACGCGTTGATATGAACTGCAACGCCGCGTTTTGGCACTAATATATGATGCGCCATGAAACGTCCGCCACGAGAAAGATCAATTGGATCGCCTTCTACGTGATATGGTTGGTTTGGAAATAGTTTACGTAACGAAGCATTTGCGAATAGGTTTCCGAATCCGCCTTCGATATCAATCCAACTATCAACACGTGTTGCACCAGTTTTGTAACTGATTTCGTAGAATTGTTCTTTTCGTTTGTTGAGATATAAAGCTAGTGTTTTGAGCATGTTTCCACGCTCTTGAAAGGTCATTTTGCGAAGTTTTTCGCCTCCTTTTGTTCTTCCATACGCAAGTGCTGAAGGAATATCGAGTCCTTCCGTAGTTGCAAATCCGATGGTTTCTCCGGTTACGGCATCAAACATTGGAGAACCTTTTCCAGTTCCTTGTGTCCATTGTCCGTTGATATAGCTTTGTAGGATCATTTTGTTGTTAGTTTTTTGTTGTTGGTTGTCAGTTGTGTGTTGGTCGCTTTGCTCCTTTTTGGTTTTTGGTTCGTTGTTCGTTGTTCGTAAAATTACTTATTAATTTAACTCACCACTTTTAACTTTTAACTTTTTTGTGGTTGAGTCGCCTCAAAACTCAACTCTCACTACTTTTCCCGCGTTAGGGATTGTAGCGGCATCCTTTTTTAAAATTTGATACTCGTCATTACGAGGAGTTTGCGACGAAGTAATCTGCTTCTTTAATTACAGATTGTTACAACAAATTAAAAATTTGTCTCGCAATTATAACCTTTTTAAAAAAGATACAGCGGAAAGCCCGACCTTTAGGTAACGCCCAAATTATATTATATATTCACATTTTCAATGATTGCCGCATAGCCTTGACCGACACCAATACACATTGTGATTAATGCATATCGTTTGCCCGTTTCCTGCAATTGCAACGCCGCAGAATACGCAATACGCGCACCTGTAACGCCGAGCGGATGACCGATTGCGATTGCGCCACCATTTGGATTGATTCGTGGATCATCGTCTGCCAATTTCCATTCGCGAATGCAGGCTAAACTTTGCGCTGCAAAGGCTTCATTGAGTTCTATGACGTCCATATCTTCCATGGTTAATCCTGCTTTTTTGAGTGCTTTGTTGGAAGCATTTACAGGACCAATTCCCATGATTCTTGGTTCTACGCCAACAACTGCCGAACTTACGATTCGTGCCATTGGTTTGAGATTGTATTTTTTGACAGCTGCCTCAGAAGCGATGATTGTTGCCGCCGCGCCATCATTTAAACCAGAAGCATTTCCTGCGGTGACACTTCCGTTGCCTTTGAACGCTGCTCTTAGTTTTCCTAAGATTTCTGTCGTTGTGTTTGGTCTGATGAATTCGTCATCTTTGAAAATGATTGAATCTTTTTTACGTTGTGGAATTTCTACAGCGACAATTTCTTTGGCTAATCGTCCAGATTTTTGCGCTGCTGTCGCTTTCATTTGACTTCTGTACGCAAATAAATCTTGATCTTCGCGAGAGATATTGTATTTTTCTACTAGGTTTTCCGCCGTCATTCCCATTCCGTCAGTTCCGTATGCGTCGTGCATTTTTGAATTGACGAATCGCCAACCGAAACTTGTATCATACATTTTGGCATCTGTGCCAAAAGCACTTGAGGGTTTTGCAATTGCATATGGAGCTCGCGTCATATTTTCCGTTCCACCAGCAATGAATAGATCACCGTCACCAGCTTTGATTGCACGATTTGCGTGAATGATTGCCGATAACCCTGAACTACAGAGTCTGTTTACCGTTTCGCCAGGAACTGTGAATGGTAAACCTGCCAATAATAGTGACATACGCGCCACATTTCGGTTGTCTTCTCCTGCCTGATTTGCGCATCCGATAATGACATCGTCATACGCATCTTTTGGAATGTTTGGATTGCGATCTGTGACTTCTTTGATGACCAAAGCGCCTAAATCGTCCACGCGTTGTGTTGAAAGTGTTCCTTTGAAATTTCCTATTGGAGTTCGAACTCCGTCTATGATGTATGCTTCCATATCTTCTCTATTTGAGATTTTTGATTGACGATTTTTGATTTGTGAAGTTTTTCCAATCTAAAATCTGCAATCAAATATCGTTAATCTTCAATTTATTCTTCCCAATCTTTTTGCGTTCTATACACAACACCTTTGAATAATGCAATGAGTTCGTCGCCACGTTTGACTTCAATGATGTTGAAACCGAGTTTGTTTTTTACTTTTTCTATGACAGATTCTGCATAGATATAATCACCTTCTTCTAATGCTTCAATATGATTGATGGATGTTTCAATGGAAACTGCGTATTTCCCATGTGTGTTTGCCGCGAATCCAAAAGCTGTATCTGCCAACGAATAACTGATGCCGCCATGTGCTTTTCCCATACTGTTGAGCATGTCTTTACGAATGGTTAATCCGACTTTGCATTTTCCAATTTCACATTCCAAAATTTCAATTCCCAACCATGTACTGAATGGATCGAGACTGAGCATCTTTTTAGGTATTTTGTTTCCGCTTAAAAGCATTTTTTAGGCATTAGGGATTTGGTATTAGGAATTAGTGCTTCACTTAATGACATTAGTTCTTGGTCGTATTAGTATTCGTATTTTTTCTTTCTAATATTCTTTTTCTTAATGAAGACATCATTTTTGTTAATTCAGAAATTAACCTTCTATTTTCCTCATCTTCTTCAAAGTTAATATAGTTTCTTCTTCTTGATTTGGTACTACAACTTACACATTCATTTGCACTGTAAATAGCATGATTCAAATGTTTTACGAACTGAGCATCCGAACCAGGATAACCTTCTGCAATGTTTAATGCTATAGAATCTGCTGCTCTCCTAAATTGTGATGACAAAGCATATAATTCATGGTTTGGAAATTTTTTAACAATTCTGTCAACTAATTCACCAAAATCCATTGCTTTTTGGTACACTTTTAAATCTTCAAATTTGAATTGATATTTACTTTCTTTACTCATGCCTAATCCTCTAATTCCTATTGCCTATTGCCTATTAAAAAAACTTCGTTTTATTACGATTCATCTTCCGCAATAACGGTGAACAACGATATCTGTCTTCATGGTATTCGTCGTATAGAGCGTCTAAGGTTTCCACACACCAACCGATTCCTTTTTCATTTGCCCAAGCCAATAATCCTTTTGGATAGTTGACTCCTTTTGTCATTGCATTGTCTATATCTTCAGCGGAAGCGATGTTTAAGAATAAAGCATCTGCCGCTTCGTTGATTAACATGACTAATACACGATCGAATATTTGTTGTGATAATTTTTCATCTTCTGCATTTCGACTCCGCTCAATGTCAAGACTCGAAGTGACACGTCCATTTTCATCATAATCATAATATCCTTTTCCAGTTTTTCGTCCAAGATAACCAGCTTCCGATAAACGTTTTTGTGTAAATGATGGTTTGTATCTTGCATCAAAGTAGAATGCTGTAAATACAGTTTCTGTTACGGTATAATTTACGTCGTTTCCTATGAAATCCATTAATTCAAATGGTCCCATACGGAATCCGCCAAGTGTTTTTAAAGCGTTGTCTATGGTTGCAAAATCCGCCAAACCTTCTTCATAGATTCGTAATGATTCTCCATAGAAAGGTCGTGCAACTCTGTTAACGATAAATCCTGGCGTATCTTTTGCGACAGCGACCACTTTTTTCCAATCGGCGATAATTTTTATTGTCTTGTTTAAAACTTCTTTTGATGTTTGAATCGCAGGAATTACCTCAACCAATTTCATTAAAGGTGCAGGATTGAAAAAGTGAATTCCAATACAACGTGCTGGCTTTTTTAATGCAGAAGCAATAGAAGCAATTGATAATGAAGATGTGTTTGAAGCTATGATTGCATCG from Kordia antarctica encodes the following:
- a CDS encoding TrkA-related ion transporter; translation: MSSGIEDGNYNQTGEFLKSILDSLYNEYDFKNIVSDGSLENVKLLDERFCDFAISQRDVFLERLYDETNSIKNIQLILPLFQENLLLYTNQNIKSFASFNEFANTVNVIGVTGKNNYSFKIFEKICKLTNVSINKFEVIEGNYQELIEGINTNKIDVIVSFSLPIESLENKSNINKAGFSDTEISLITNKITNVFPSSTNDENTLNTIGSWTFLIGLNTSVESVNEDFDIGLSENLINSIRGHNGKIANRISKSISFFKEEENHKILYGIPMTDSLAVQINYDSFNYTHFAFITLILLLLLVLIYVLRKEIFKTDYSILWIRYKHIIIGIFIIIGFYFLSVEILLISEESFYNDLRIKSKILNLTKQDLHFWIIITNLTGNNNNIFPLSYLGQIMLPFSSYILIVGPITLAFGEYINYKLLKKRIKGTMEYKFSNHIVIVGWKDNTDEFLKELINANKNYKRQKKKIICIADNPELLIANSPVLKQLEAKRKINFIAGDAREEDTLKRANLHLADTVVILSEGSSTEHDEKTLLRSLAISRYCRKMTMKPDTLKSEESTENLGLLQANKYEDSIYIIAEINHSKFITDLKNSDVNEIISSSEYSKNILMQSMLNHGVSKVLDEVLTYNSHNEFYTIDLNKKRFKSLIGKTFDELLPMLRQKGILLIAIRIVFRDTNGNEIIDESRLEKLLVAEKLTRQIIVNPTDKTEKNRPVDNDDELIVFCTSAKVLDNY
- a CDS encoding acyltransferase; translation: MIYEFKGYIPVVHESSFVHPLAAVTGNVIIGKNCYIGPGAAIRGDWGEIILEDGVNVQENCTVHMFPGKSIVLKESAHIGHGAIIHGANIGRNVLVGMNTVIMDDAEIGDESIIGAMAFVKAKTVIPNRSLVVGNPAKVIKQVSDEMIAWKTKGTQLYQQLPKDCHETLHEVEPLREVPKNRPTQEAFYDTLRDFMGK
- a CDS encoding enoyl-CoA hydratase/isomerase family protein, with product MTDPYVKQNIENGVATIEFFHPAHNSLPGDILAKLAQTITDAGTNDEIKVIVLKSGRDRTFCAGASFKELININDAEAGRIFFSGFANVINAMRKCPKFIIGRVQGKTVGGGVGLASAVDYCMASKFASIKLSELNVGIGPFVVGPAVERKLGLSGMSQIAIDADSFYDAEWARSKGLYMKVFETNEELDKEVIAFANHLCTYNPEAMAEMKKAFWTGTEDWDNLLAERAVISGRLVLSEFTKETLKRFA
- a CDS encoding GIY-YIG nuclease family protein, whose amino-acid sequence is METYSVYIITNKPKGVLYIGVTKDLKRRIRQHKNKVHPTTFSARYNLNILVYFENHEEKESALLREKRIKKWNRDWKVELIEKTNPNWEDLISEIK
- the paaZ gene encoding phenylacetic acid degradation bifunctional protein PaaZ produces the protein MILQSYINGQWTQGTGKGSPMFDAVTGETIGFATTEGLDIPSALAYGRTKGGEKLRKMTFQERGNMLKTLALYLNKRKEQFYEISYKTGATRVDSWIDIEGGFGNLFANASLRKLFPNQPYHVEGDPIDLSRGGRFMAHHILVPKRGVAVHINAFNFPVWGMLEKCAVNWMAGMAAVVLPAPQTSYLTEAVVRVIIDSGILPEGALQLLSGMTKNILDTVESQDVVTFTGSAHTGRMLKAHPRLTQESVPFTMEADSLNCSVLGEDAVPGTPEFDLFVKEVRKEMTVKTGQKCTAIRRIIVPQNLVEDVQIALGKQLAKVTIGDPRLKEVRMGALINKAQVQFVKDQVSKLIQTADMVYGSLDNIDAVGADGEKGAFLSPILLRENNPFKNTAVHEIEAFGPVSTIMPYKNMDEAIELAQMGKGSLVSSIFTNDDKRAKEYVIGAASHHGRILVGNRDMAKQSTGHGSPLPMLVHGGPGRAGGGEEMGGMRGIKHYMQRCAIQGSPTTITEVTGIYQANAEYKETEKHPFAYHWEDIEAGMSLKTHKRTVTDTDIINFANLTWDHFYAHTDITSLEGSIFEKRTAHGYFIIAAAAGLFVYPNKGPVAANYGLEDCRFLRPIYHNDTIHVRLTCKEKIDRDSRGKELPSGIVKWFVEVFDQEDELVAIATILTMVQKINRFKTIDKKSIQNYLSKLTEDTKPVWGNMSSQQMVEHLEYTLKVASGEIQDFEIETPEKYLEKVQDSLYTHDKMPRNFDAPKLLEKLISEARYENLAEAKHKLLEAYDAYELYFKENPKATTKNAVFGSLDKFEWSLMHTKHFNHHFEQFNLL
- the pcaF gene encoding 3-oxoadipyl-CoA thiolase; its protein translation is MEAYIIDGVRTPIGNFKGTLSTQRVDDLGALVIKEVTDRNPNIPKDAYDDVIIGCANQAGEDNRNVARMSLLLAGLPFTVPGETVNRLCSSGLSAIIHANRAIKAGDGDLFIAGGTENMTRAPYAIAKPSSAFGTDAKMYDTSFGWRFVNSKMHDAYGTDGMGMTAENLVEKYNISREDQDLFAYRSQMKATAAQKSGRLAKEIVAVEIPQRKKDSIIFKDDEFIRPNTTTEILGKLRAAFKGNGSVTAGNASGLNDGAAATIIASEAAVKKYNLKPMARIVSSAVVGVEPRIMGIGPVNASNKALKKAGLTMEDMDVIELNEAFAAQSLACIREWKLADDDPRINPNGGAIAIGHPLGVTGARIAYSAALQLQETGKRYALITMCIGVGQGYAAIIENVNI
- a CDS encoding PaaI family thioesterase, yielding MLLSGNKIPKKMLSLDPFSTWLGIEILECEIGKCKVGLTIRKDMLNSMGKAHGGISYSLADTAFGFAANTHGKYAVSIETSINHIEALEEGDYIYAESVIEKVKNKLGFNIIEVKRGDELIALFKGVVYRTQKDWEE
- a CDS encoding four helix bundle protein, producing MSKESKYQFKFEDLKVYQKAMDFGELVDRIVKKFPNHELYALSSQFRRAADSIALNIAEGYPGSDAQFVKHLNHAIYSANECVSCSTKSRRRNYINFEEDEENRRLISELTKMMSSLRKRILERKNTNTNTTKN
- a CDS encoding 3-hydroxyacyl-CoA dehydrogenase NAD-binding domain-containing protein, which gives rise to MKVGIIGSGTMGSGIAQVAATAGCIVKLYDTKQVALDKSKAALEKILNRLVEKGRIDSTGKERIQGNISYVDSLKNLGDSDLTIEAIVENLDIKQKVFVELETYLSDDAIIASNTSSLSIASIASALKKPARCIGIHFFNPAPLMKLVEVIPAIQTSKEVLNKTIKIIADWKKVVAVAKDTPGFIVNRVARPFYGESLRIYEEGLADFATIDNALKTLGGFRMGPFELMDFIGNDVNYTVTETVFTAFYFDARYKPSFTQKRLSEAGYLGRKTGKGYYDYDENGRVTSSLDIERSRNAEDEKLSQQIFDRVLVMLINEAADALFLNIASAEDIDNAMTKGVNYPKGLLAWANEKGIGWCVETLDALYDEYHEDRYRCSPLLRKMNRNKTKFF